The following proteins are encoded in a genomic region of Candidatus Dormiibacterota bacterium:
- a CDS encoding DUF6777 domain-containing protein gives MPPNEPQATRAHVPPLPPSPVAVAVVGRRARRRRGPGGAAVMLPLLVVVVVGMGRLAEPTAHGRGEIVLQPASAAGAHPFTASLATGHPAPTPAAATTAGAVAPAQGEGSARATITTTRGSQPGLYGGARGAATCDAQQLITRLQQRPAVAAAWAEVESITPGDIPSFAGGLTAVVLRGDTRVTDHGFLVDHPNTSQSVLEAGTAVMVDHFGVARVRCAGGSPLTPPVAVTISPRYVGAHWAGFAPAGVSVVTAATQPLASLVLVDSVTGARFSRPVGTDGRVDADAPAAAPAS, from the coding sequence ATGCCGCCGAACGAACCGCAGGCCACGCGCGCCCACGTGCCGCCGCTGCCGCCGTCGCCGGTGGCGGTGGCGGTGGTGGGCCGCAGGGCGCGCCGCCGCCGCGGCCCCGGGGGAGCCGCGGTGATGCTCCCGCTCCTGGTGGTGGTGGTGGTGGGCATGGGCCGCCTCGCCGAGCCCACCGCCCACGGGCGCGGCGAGATCGTGCTCCAGCCGGCGAGCGCCGCGGGCGCCCATCCATTCACCGCCTCCCTGGCCACCGGCCACCCCGCGCCGACCCCGGCGGCGGCCACCACCGCGGGCGCGGTGGCCCCGGCCCAGGGCGAGGGCTCGGCGAGGGCGACGATCACCACCACCCGGGGCTCGCAGCCCGGCCTCTACGGCGGCGCCCGTGGCGCCGCGACCTGCGACGCCCAGCAGCTGATCACCCGCCTCCAGCAGCGGCCCGCGGTCGCCGCCGCCTGGGCCGAGGTCGAGAGCATCACCCCGGGTGACATCCCCTCGTTCGCGGGCGGGCTGACCGCGGTGGTGCTCCGCGGCGACACCCGGGTCACCGACCACGGGTTCCTCGTCGACCATCCCAACACCTCTCAGTCGGTGCTCGAGGCCGGCACCGCGGTGATGGTGGACCACTTCGGCGTCGCCAGGGTGCGCTGCGCCGGCGGCAGCCCGCTGACGCCGCCGGTCGCGGTGACGATCAGCCCCAGATACGTGGGTGCGCACTGGGCCGGTTTCGCGCCGGCGGGGGTGAGCGTGGTGACCGCGGCGACCCAGCCGCTGGCCAGCCTGGTGCTCGTCGACAGCGTCACCGGGGCGCGCTTCAGCCGCCCCGTGGGCACCGACGGGCGGGTGGACGCGGACGCACCGGCGGCGGCACCGGCGAGCTGA
- a CDS encoding alkaline phosphatase family protein yields the protein MSMMDRRRFLGVAGGAALAASLPWSLPRLRAGAATRLPGSLPFPERPAGMLHPDLVPELANIDHIIIVMMENHSFDNYFGMLPHHVPGLAGRIDGWPALAADGRPAAANTDSKGAAYRAFPMPNGCQLQGGPLQTWDASHISFAGGAMNGFVNASGQVAMGYWDQRVLPFAYALASKFPVCDRYFSSTLCQTYPNRVFMMAGTAAGLVTTDTPPPSVSPPNGHIFQVLEAHSISWGCYYTDAPTPGLFGAGFTGARSGKNLFGPSGSPDRTVQAFQAALAANSLPAVTLVEGGYRWSSEENPQDVRAGQTFVSGVIHALFAAPAVWARSLLIFTYDEGGGYYDHVAPPAAVSPGDGTHPNLKPGQQGYGDDYTRLGFRVPTVIVSPWAKPGFTSHTVYDHTSILATIQRRWNLPALTRRDAGAAPLTDCLVASGPAPFATPPALAAPPPVTEAESRNCTNPGAAGSFPPAGR from the coding sequence ATGAGCATGATGGACCGGCGCCGCTTCCTCGGCGTCGCGGGCGGTGCCGCGCTGGCCGCGTCACTGCCCTGGAGCCTGCCGCGGCTGCGCGCCGGCGCCGCCACCCGGCTGCCCGGCTCGCTGCCCTTCCCGGAGCGGCCGGCGGGGATGCTGCATCCCGACCTCGTCCCGGAACTGGCCAACATCGACCATATCATCATCGTGATGATGGAGAACCACTCCTTCGACAACTACTTCGGGATGCTGCCGCACCACGTCCCCGGCCTCGCCGGCCGGATCGACGGCTGGCCCGCGCTGGCCGCCGACGGCAGACCCGCCGCCGCCAACACCGACTCCAAGGGCGCCGCCTACCGCGCGTTCCCGATGCCCAACGGCTGCCAGCTGCAGGGCGGCCCGCTGCAGACCTGGGACGCCAGTCACATCAGCTTCGCCGGCGGCGCGATGAACGGGTTCGTCAACGCCAGCGGACAGGTGGCGATGGGCTACTGGGACCAGCGCGTCCTGCCCTTCGCCTACGCGCTCGCGTCGAAGTTCCCGGTGTGCGACCGCTACTTCTCGTCGACGCTCTGCCAGACCTACCCCAACCGCGTGTTCATGATGGCGGGCACCGCCGCCGGCCTGGTGACCACCGACACGCCGCCGCCGTCGGTCAGCCCGCCCAACGGCCACATCTTCCAGGTGCTCGAGGCCCACAGCATCTCGTGGGGGTGCTACTACACCGACGCTCCCACCCCCGGGCTGTTCGGCGCCGGCTTCACCGGCGCACGCTCCGGGAAGAACCTGTTCGGGCCCAGCGGGTCGCCCGACCGCACCGTCCAGGCCTTCCAGGCGGCGCTGGCCGCCAACAGCCTGCCCGCGGTGACCCTGGTGGAGGGCGGCTACCGCTGGTCGAGCGAGGAGAACCCGCAGGACGTCCGCGCCGGCCAGACCTTCGTCTCCGGCGTGATCCACGCCCTCTTCGCCGCGCCGGCGGTGTGGGCGAGGTCGCTGCTCATCTTCACCTACGACGAGGGCGGCGGCTACTACGACCACGTTGCCCCGCCGGCGGCGGTGTCGCCGGGCGACGGCACCCACCCGAACCTCAAGCCCGGCCAGCAGGGCTACGGCGACGACTACACCCGGCTGGGCTTCCGCGTGCCCACGGTGATCGTGTCGCCGTGGGCGAAGCCGGGCTTCACCTCGCACACGGTGTACGACCACACCTCCATCCTCGCCACCATCCAGCGCCGCTGGAACCTCCCCGCGCTCACCAGGCGGGACGCCGGCGCCGCACCGCTCACCGACTGCCTGGTGGCCTCCGGCCCGGCGCCGTTCGCCACCCCGCCGGCGCTGGCGGCGCCGCCGCCGGTCACCGAGGCGGAGTCGAGGAACTGCACCAATCCCGGTGCCGCGGGCAGCTTCCCGCCGGCGGGACGCTGA